The genomic interval GTTACCGAATCAAGTACCTCAGGCAGTAATGGACGATCGTCGTCGGATGGTCATGCAAGCCCAACAGCCCATCTCCTTACGCCATAACCAGGCAGCCATTGGCACCACTGTTGATGTTCTTGTCGAGCAGGAGCATCCAGAAACAGGTGAGTTAATCGGGCGGTCAAGTCGGTTCTCTCCTGATGTAGATGGACTGGTCTATTTATCAGGCCAGGCGCAATTAGGGACGATCGTTCCTGCCCATATTACTGGTGCTGATGTTTACGACCTCTATGGGCAGGTAGTCACACTATAAAAAATATAAAAAATAAAAAAAGACCCTACACACGCATAACCTACGTACATAAGAAGAAATAGGCCCTACATAGACGCAGGGCCTGCTACTCACCTAATTCAAACGTAAACTGTTCCGCTAAGCCTTAGAACAGGAAGGTGGTGCGTAAGGTACCAATGATCACGTCATCGGTTGTGCTGGTTTGACCAGGAGCTGTTAACCAGATAACACCGGGAGTAATAGAAATATTGTCAGTGAGCTGGTACCGATAGAAGCCCTCAATATGGAATGGGGTTGCATTATTGGCTGGCAGACCAGTGAAGGTACTGCTAGCAGCATAGGGCTGAGCACCAACAAGAATGCCTCCTAGATTACCCTTTTTACCAAGATCGGGGAATGCCAAACCGATAGCATAGCTGTAAATATCAGCCGTTGCACCACCAGCCGTTGCATTCGCCTTAGTGTAGTTGAACCAACCGTTGATAGTAAGCCATGGTGCTGCTGTCCAAGTAGCTGAAACACCAAACGAGTCGGTGGTGTAGGTGCCAACACCAATATTCGCTACACCGGTACCAACAGTACCAAACAGCGGTAGATCGTTGTTAAAGTAGCCACGATTATAGGTCAAACCAATACCAAACTTATCACTAGGTCGGAATGTCAACTGAGCCAGAGCGGCGTAGCTACCGTTAAACAAGCCTTTGCCAGGAATGGGGTTTGCAGCGTTGACATTTGCCATGTAGCCACCGGACAAGGAGATAGCATCGGTGAAATCATAGCTGAACAGTATACCTGCACCCGTACCATCCACAATCCGGTAGATGGGGTTACGTTGACCAAATAGTGATAGAGAGCCTTGACCGCCATCAAAGTCTTCAAAGAAGGGGTTCAAGGTAGGAATCAAGTCAGGCCAGTAACCAGCGTTGGCTTCGATCGCAATCTTTAACTTGTCACCAACGGGGAAGGTGTAATTCAAAGTATCCAGAATGAAACGTGAGTCACCCGCAAAGTTACCCAAATCGAAAGTCTGTCCACTTTGAAAATCACCAATCCCAG from Cyanobacteriota bacterium carries:
- a CDS encoding iron uptake porin — its product is MSKTLLRTLVVSPALLGAFVAVSSTAIAAEAPDASKSALHTLQAASSDVTTVQPMVPAPQAPEMLLAQTFSGSATVPTATPADNGAVINQLSRYGSEGRPNPMAQVTSVSQLSDVQPTDWAYQSLQSLVERYGCIVGYPDGTFRGNRPLSRFEFAAGLNACMDKVSELIAQGTANLVSKDDLAALQKLQEEFSAELATLRGRVDALEARTATLEAQQFSTTTKLSGEAIFAITDNFGGTNGVPEFNTVFLNRVRLNFLTSFTGKDTLWTRFQTGNFQAAPLSGIGDFQSGQTFDLGNFAGDSRFILDTLNYTFPVGDKLKIAIEANAGYWPDLIPTLNPFFEDFDGGQGSLSLFGQRNPIYRIVDGTGAGILFSYDFTDAISLSGGYMANVNAANPIPGKGLFNGSYAALAQLTFRPSDKFGIGLTYNRGYFNNDLPLFGTVGTGVANIGVGTYTTDSFGVSATWTAAPWLTINGWFNYTKANATAGGATADIYSYAIGLAFPDLGKKGNLGGILVGAQPYAASSTFTGLPANNATPFHIEGFYRYQLTDNISITPGVIWLTAPGQTSTTDDVIIGTLRTTFLF